The proteins below are encoded in one region of Gemmatimonadales bacterium:
- a CDS encoding amidohydrolase family protein: protein MVQLNHRPITLFVAAAALAVAVPSGAQEPPTVVAFTNVNVVPMDRERVLANQTVVVRDGRIAEIGPAARVRVPDDALRIDGRGRYLVPGVAEMHAHIPGGNASPAWVERVLFLYLANGVTTIRGMLGGPSHLTLRDRAARGEILSPTIYTSGPSFNGNSATSPEVARRMVEEQRAAGYDFLKIHPGVPRVAFDTMAATAQRVGIRFSGHVPLEVGLERALEARYASIDHLDGYLEWLAGMPRGPSQWFGLNLAGRVNESRIAQAARITREAGVWVVPTEALMESYVGSEPPEEMARWPGMEYLPAAMVRQWIQQLTNFRSQGAWTPERAERFLAIRKRLIRELHAAGVGILLGSDAPQVMNVPGFSIHRELRSYVAAGLTPYQALETGTRNVARFFGAEREFGTVEAGKRADLVLLDADPLADIGNFRRQAGVMVGGRWLPREEVERRLATIAAAPGE, encoded by the coding sequence GTGGTTCAGCTGAACCACCGACCGATCACCCTCTTTGTCGCGGCCGCGGCGCTCGCCGTCGCGGTTCCCTCGGGCGCCCAAGAGCCGCCCACGGTCGTCGCCTTCACGAACGTCAACGTCGTCCCGATGGACCGCGAGCGGGTGCTCGCGAACCAGACGGTGGTCGTGCGCGATGGCCGGATCGCCGAGATCGGCCCCGCCGCCCGCGTGCGCGTGCCCGATGACGCGCTCCGGATCGACGGACGCGGCCGGTACCTGGTGCCCGGCGTCGCCGAGATGCACGCCCACATCCCGGGAGGCAACGCGTCGCCGGCGTGGGTCGAGCGGGTCCTGTTCCTCTACCTGGCCAACGGCGTCACGACGATCCGCGGGATGCTGGGCGGGCCGTCCCACCTGACGCTCCGGGATCGCGCGGCGCGCGGCGAGATACTGAGCCCGACCATCTACACCTCGGGCCCGTCCTTCAACGGCAACTCGGCCACGAGCCCCGAGGTCGCGCGCCGCATGGTGGAGGAGCAGCGCGCCGCCGGCTACGATTTCCTCAAGATCCACCCGGGCGTTCCGCGCGTCGCGTTCGACACCATGGCCGCCACAGCGCAGCGCGTGGGGATTCGCTTTTCGGGCCACGTGCCGCTCGAGGTGGGCCTGGAGCGCGCGCTCGAGGCCCGCTACGCCAGCATCGACCACCTTGATGGCTACCTGGAGTGGCTGGCCGGCATGCCCCGGGGCCCGTCGCAGTGGTTCGGCCTCAACCTCGCCGGGCGCGTCAACGAAAGCCGCATCGCACAGGCGGCACGCATCACCCGCGAGGCCGGCGTGTGGGTCGTGCCGACCGAGGCGCTCATGGAGAGCTACGTCGGCTCCGAGCCGCCGGAGGAGATGGCCCGCTGGCCCGGGATGGAATACCTGCCTGCGGCGATGGTGCGGCAGTGGATCCAGCAGCTCACCAACTTCCGCTCGCAGGGCGCATGGACCCCCGAGCGGGCCGAGCGGTTCCTGGCGATCCGCAAGCGGCTGATCCGGGAGCTGCACGCGGCCGGCGTCGGCATCCTCCTCGGCTCCGACGCCCCGCAGGTGATGAATGTGCCCGGCTTCTCGATCCACCGGGAGCTCAGGAGCTACGTGGCGGCAGGCCTCACACCCTACCAGGCGCTGGAAACAGGGACGCGCAACGTCGCCCGCTTCTTCGGCGCGGAGCGGGAGTTCGGCACGGTCGAGGCGGGCAAGCGCGCCGACCTCGTCCTGCTCGATGCCGACCCGCTGGCCGACATCGGCAACTTCCGGCGCCAGGCGGGGGTGATGGTGGGGGGCCGCTGGCTGCCGCGGGAGGAAGTCGAACGCCGTCTGGCGACCATCGCCGCAGCCCCCGGAGAATAG
- a CDS encoding DUF167 domain-containing protein, which yields MTARVTVQVQPRAKRTEVAGRHGDAVKVRVASPPVDGAANAELLRFLAERLGVPKSAFRIASGATGRRKTLEVEGLTTAEAVHLLLGSAP from the coding sequence GTGACCGCGCGCGTCACCGTCCAGGTGCAGCCGCGCGCCAAGCGCACCGAGGTGGCGGGCCGCCATGGCGACGCCGTAAAGGTCAGGGTCGCCTCCCCGCCGGTGGACGGCGCCGCGAACGCCGAGCTGCTCCGGTTCCTCGCCGAGCGACTCGGCGTGCCGAAGAGCGCCTTCCGGATCGCGAGCGGCGCGACGGGGCGGCGCAAGACACTCGAAGTCGAGGGCCTCACCACCGCGGAGGCCGTCCACCTCCTCCTCGGGAGCGCCCCGTGA
- a CDS encoding YggT family protein — translation MIDATLLLLRYAVFGAASLAVLGALGAMAVQRRTLNPFGRPARLIRDLTDPLLRPFERRLLRGGGNPQNAPWWLVATAVFGGILAITAVEWIVRQIFMLLGAATGGARPILALLIDWTFSLLMLALIVRVIGSWVGASRHTRWMRPFVALTEWFLGPLRSVLPAFGPFDFSPLVAWFLLSLLRSFILRSL, via the coding sequence GTGATCGACGCAACCCTCCTTCTCCTTCGCTACGCCGTCTTCGGCGCCGCCAGCCTCGCCGTGCTCGGCGCGCTGGGAGCGATGGCCGTACAGCGCCGGACCCTCAACCCCTTCGGCCGGCCGGCCCGTCTCATCCGCGACCTGACCGACCCGCTGCTCAGGCCCTTCGAGCGCCGGCTGCTGCGCGGCGGCGGGAACCCCCAGAACGCCCCGTGGTGGCTCGTCGCCACCGCCGTCTTTGGCGGCATCCTCGCCATCACGGCGGTCGAGTGGATCGTCCGGCAGATCTTCATGCTGCTGGGCGCCGCCACCGGCGGCGCGCGGCCGATCCTCGCCCTGCTCATCGACTGGACCTTCAGCCTGCTGATGCTCGCGCTCATCGTGCGCGTGATCGGCTCGTGGGTCGGCGCGTCGCGCCACACCCGTTGGATGCGGCCGTTCGTCGCCCTCACCGAGTGGTTCCTGGGTCCGCTGCGAAGCGTGCTGCCCGCGTTCGGCCCGTTCGACTTCTCACCGCTGGTCGCCTGGTTCCTGCTCTCGTTGCTGCGCTCCTTCATCCTTCGGAGCCTGTGA
- a CDS encoding ORF6N domain-containing protein: protein MANLMPLERIQQRIYWIRGQKVMLSPDLGELYGVEPRVISKKGRAGVRHAPYAFTEQGVAMLSSEADADIGSTQKLLGLARLGSCLTTCR, encoded by the coding sequence GTGGCCAATCTCATGCCGCTTGAGCGCATTCAGCAAAGAATCTACTGGATACGAGGTCAGAAGGTCATGTTGAGCCCAGACTTGGGGGAGCTGTACGGCGTCGAACCGCGCGTGATTTCAAAGAAGGGGCGCGCGGGCGTTCGCCATGCGCCGTACGCCTTCACGGAACAAGGCGTCGCGATGCTTTCAAGTGAGGCCGACGCAGACATCGGCAGCACGCAGAAACTCTTGGGTCTCGCCCGTCTTGGTAGCTGCCTAACGACCTGCCGATAA
- a CDS encoding TerC family protein, giving the protein MIWIWIAFIAFVLLMLALDLGVFHRKAHVVTVKEALAWSAVWLALGVAFAVFVYFSYDAQWFGLGSVADAVDGLPNDGSTATEKYLTGYIVEKSLSVDNIFVIAMIFSSFAVPPLYQHRVLFWGILGALLLRGAMIALGAKLIAEFHWVLYLFAIFLILTAIKMLFLKTEHTDPNQNVVVRLTRRLFPVSARFHGEHFIVRAGAPASYESEIPGAPAVPDEVVEAARPGTLLLTPLALALVMVETTDVIFAVDSIPAIFAITSDPFLVFTSNVFAILGLRSLYFALAGMVKKFRYLKVSLALVLMVVGVKMLLAEWLKLALGKHFNLYLLTVVLSILAAGVAASVLAERRRMSRLTSRSS; this is encoded by the coding sequence ATGATCTGGATCTGGATAGCATTCATCGCGTTTGTCCTGCTGATGCTGGCACTGGACCTGGGGGTCTTTCACCGCAAGGCCCACGTCGTCACCGTCAAAGAAGCCCTCGCCTGGTCCGCGGTGTGGCTGGCCTTGGGGGTGGCGTTTGCCGTGTTCGTGTACTTCTCCTACGACGCCCAGTGGTTCGGCCTTGGCTCAGTGGCGGACGCCGTCGATGGACTGCCAAACGACGGCTCAACGGCAACGGAGAAGTACCTGACCGGCTACATCGTCGAGAAGTCGCTCAGCGTGGACAACATCTTCGTGATCGCCATGATCTTCAGTTCCTTCGCAGTGCCGCCGCTCTACCAGCACCGCGTGTTGTTCTGGGGCATCCTGGGCGCTCTACTCCTGCGCGGCGCGATGATCGCTCTCGGGGCGAAGCTAATCGCTGAGTTCCACTGGGTTCTGTACCTCTTTGCAATCTTCTTGATCCTTACAGCAATCAAGATGCTCTTCCTCAAGACGGAACACACCGATCCAAACCAGAATGTCGTGGTCCGGTTGACACGACGCTTATTTCCGGTTAGCGCCAGGTTCCACGGGGAGCACTTCATCGTTCGCGCGGGCGCGCCTGCATCGTACGAGAGCGAGATCCCCGGTGCGCCCGCAGTGCCCGACGAGGTCGTCGAGGCGGCTCGACCGGGGACACTGCTTCTTACGCCTCTCGCGCTGGCACTCGTCATGGTTGAGACGACAGATGTTATCTTCGCGGTGGACTCGATCCCGGCGATCTTTGCCATTACGAGCGACCCATTCCTAGTTTTCACCAGCAACGTATTCGCGATCCTGGGTCTCCGGTCGCTCTATTTCGCCCTGGCCGGGATGGTGAAGAAGTTCCGATACCTGAAGGTCTCGCTCGCACTGGTCCTGATGGTAGTGGGCGTGAAGATGTTGCTTGCCGAATGGCTGAAGCTCGCCCTCGGGAAGCACTTCAACTTGTACTTGCTGACTGTGGTCCTCTCGATCCTGGCAGCGGGCGTGGCAGCATCCGTACTAGCGGAGCGGCGTCGAATGAGCCGCCTAACAAGCCGATCAAGCTGA
- a CDS encoding VWA domain-containing protein, whose product MRTTTFSKYVAQLADAVNLQELLDQLADFLLQSGFAGGASSHPYWGDFGGDETEHSMDALKEAILQALKDSGLLTPDMLAIMRGESTGDAEKDAELKQQIAELLDQIVQRLASDGYLNVTEAPRMPGGHEEVTGHERQARDAAQQVQFNLTQKGLDFLGYRALRNLLGSIGRSSYGSHDTPYLATGVEAEAASKPYEFGDTMNLDVNATLLSAIKREGPGVPLNLEYGDLMVHQAEYRSSAATVLMLDCSHSMVLYGEDRFTPAKKVALALTHLIRTQFPGDTLKVVLFHDSAEEIPLSRLAQAQVGPYHTNTAEGLKLARRLLTAQRKDMRQIVMITDGKPSALTMPNGRVYVNSVGLDPKILAATYREVALCKRNGIMINTFMLARDRSLVDFVKKVAEICRGKAYFTTTMTLGQFILMDFMKRKTRRVS is encoded by the coding sequence GTGCGCACCACCACGTTCTCCAAGTACGTCGCGCAGCTCGCCGACGCGGTCAATCTCCAGGAGCTGCTCGACCAGCTCGCCGACTTCCTCCTCCAGTCGGGGTTCGCGGGCGGGGCCTCTTCACACCCCTACTGGGGCGACTTCGGGGGTGACGAGACCGAGCACTCGATGGACGCGTTGAAGGAGGCGATCCTCCAGGCGCTGAAGGACTCCGGGCTGCTGACGCCGGATATGCTGGCCATCATGCGCGGCGAGAGCACCGGTGATGCGGAGAAGGACGCCGAGCTCAAGCAACAGATCGCGGAGCTGCTGGACCAGATCGTGCAGCGCCTCGCGAGCGACGGGTACCTCAACGTCACCGAGGCGCCGCGCATGCCGGGCGGGCACGAGGAGGTCACCGGGCACGAGCGCCAAGCGCGCGACGCGGCCCAGCAGGTGCAGTTCAACCTGACCCAGAAAGGCCTCGACTTCCTCGGCTACCGCGCCTTGCGCAACCTGCTGGGCAGCATCGGGCGCTCGAGCTACGGGAGCCACGACACCCCGTACCTGGCGACCGGCGTCGAGGCCGAGGCCGCGAGCAAGCCTTACGAGTTCGGCGACACGATGAACCTCGACGTGAACGCCACCCTGCTCTCGGCGATCAAGCGCGAGGGGCCCGGCGTGCCGCTGAACCTCGAGTACGGCGACCTCATGGTGCACCAGGCCGAGTACCGCTCCAGCGCGGCCACGGTGCTGATGCTCGACTGCTCGCACTCCATGGTGCTCTACGGCGAGGACCGCTTCACCCCGGCCAAGAAGGTCGCGCTCGCCCTCACCCACCTCATCCGCACCCAGTTCCCCGGCGACACGCTGAAGGTCGTCCTCTTCCACGACTCCGCCGAGGAGATCCCGCTGTCCAGGCTGGCGCAGGCGCAGGTGGGGCCGTACCACACCAACACCGCCGAGGGGCTCAAGCTGGCGCGGCGGCTCCTCACCGCGCAGCGCAAGGACATGCGGCAGATCGTCATGATCACCGACGGCAAGCCCTCGGCGCTCACGATGCCCAACGGGCGGGTCTACGTGAACTCGGTCGGCCTCGACCCCAAGATCCTCGCGGCGACCTACCGGGAGGTCGCGCTCTGCAAGCGCAACGGGATCATGATCAATACGTTCATGCTCGCGCGCGACCGCTCGCTGGTGGATTTCGTGAAGAAGGTGGCGGAGATCTGCCGCGGGAAGGCGTATTTCACGACCACGATGACCCTCGGTCAGTTCATCCTGATGGACTTCATGAAGCGGAAGACCCGCCGGGTGTCCTAG
- a CDS encoding MFS transporter → MPGASPSPFASLRHRNYRLFFTGQTISLIGTWMQSLGQGWLVLQLTNSAFAVGLVSALGSLPVLLFSLPAGVYVDRTNKHRVVMVAQSLLLVLALVLGILAARHDVAPWQVGLIATLVGLVFAFEVPARQSFMVDLVGKDDLMNAIALNSSAFNATRVLGPAVAGLLISAVGVAVCFLLNAASYVAVIVGLARMKLPPHPPAESTTNGWERFKEGARFAIGDRRIRALILMTAILSVFGFPYVVLMPVFARDVLHVGARGFGLLTASIGVGALVSALGLAVLGPRMRKGKIILWSGPAFALAVGGFALSRWFPLAMLALALSGVAMVLENAVTNTLLQTLTPDALRGRVMGFWTFVFVGFAPIGSLQVGLMAGRFGAPAAVAVGAAVCFVSAVVMWRVVPEVTRLR, encoded by the coding sequence ATGCCCGGTGCATCCCCGTCCCCGTTCGCGTCCCTCCGCCACCGGAACTACCGCCTCTTCTTCACCGGCCAGACGATCAGTCTCATCGGTACGTGGATGCAGAGCCTGGGGCAGGGGTGGCTGGTCCTCCAGCTCACCAACTCGGCCTTCGCGGTGGGGCTGGTGAGCGCGCTGGGCTCGCTGCCGGTGCTCCTCTTCTCGCTCCCCGCCGGCGTCTACGTGGACCGGACCAACAAGCACCGCGTCGTCATGGTCGCCCAGTCGCTGCTGCTGGTGCTGGCGCTGGTGCTGGGCATCCTGGCCGCGCGCCACGACGTCGCCCCGTGGCAGGTGGGGCTGATCGCCACGCTGGTGGGCCTGGTCTTCGCGTTCGAAGTGCCGGCTCGCCAGTCGTTCATGGTGGACCTGGTGGGGAAGGACGATCTGATGAACGCCATCGCGCTCAACTCGTCGGCCTTCAATGCCACCCGGGTGTTGGGGCCGGCCGTGGCGGGGCTGCTCATCAGCGCGGTGGGCGTGGCGGTGTGCTTTCTGCTGAACGCGGCGTCATACGTGGCGGTGATCGTCGGCCTGGCGCGCATGAAGCTCCCGCCGCACCCCCCCGCCGAGTCCACCACCAACGGCTGGGAGCGGTTCAAGGAAGGCGCGCGGTTCGCGATCGGCGACCGGAGGATACGCGCGCTCATCCTCATGACCGCGATCCTCAGCGTGTTCGGCTTCCCGTACGTGGTGCTCATGCCGGTCTTCGCGCGCGACGTGCTGCACGTCGGGGCGCGGGGCTTCGGGCTGCTCACCGCGTCGATCGGCGTGGGCGCGCTGGTCTCGGCGCTGGGCCTCGCGGTGCTCGGGCCGCGGATGCGCAAGGGGAAGATCATCCTCTGGTCGGGCCCGGCATTCGCGCTCGCGGTGGGCGGGTTCGCGCTCTCGCGGTGGTTCCCGCTGGCGATGCTTGCGCTGGCCCTTAGCGGCGTGGCGATGGTGCTGGAGAACGCGGTGACGAACACCCTGCTCCAGACGCTGACGCCCGACGCCCTGCGCGGCCGGGTGATGGGTTTCTGGACCTTCGTGTTCGTGGGCTTCGCGCCGATCGGGTCGCTGCAGGTGGGCCTGATGGCGGGGCGGTTCGGGGCGCCGGCGGCGGTCGCGGTCGGGGCCGCCGTTTGCTTCGTGAGCGCGGTCGTGATGTGGCGGGTCGTGCCCGAGGTGACGAGGCTGCGCTAG
- a CDS encoding cytidylate kinase-like family protein: MAVVTITRQYGAGGSAVAGLVANALGWTLIDNQFVGEVAKRAGLPVETVAAREERAPSLMERLVRALATASPETFVPAAATGDEPDEEAMVRTAERVIAEAAAHGRAVMVGRGAQAVLARSSAQDALHAYIVAPRDARIREVMARVGLTEQDASRTLDQTDAARDRYVERHYGLPRQDPARYHLVLNTGFLGNDGAADLIVSAARRHGWA; encoded by the coding sequence ATGGCGGTCGTGACCATCACCCGGCAGTACGGCGCCGGCGGTTCCGCGGTCGCCGGGCTGGTGGCGAACGCGCTGGGGTGGACGCTGATCGACAACCAGTTCGTGGGCGAGGTCGCCAAGCGTGCCGGCCTGCCCGTTGAGACGGTTGCCGCGCGCGAGGAGCGCGCCCCGTCGCTGATGGAGCGGCTGGTGCGCGCACTCGCCACCGCCTCACCGGAGACGTTCGTGCCCGCCGCGGCGACCGGGGACGAGCCGGACGAGGAAGCGATGGTGCGCACAGCCGAGCGGGTGATCGCGGAGGCGGCGGCGCACGGCCGCGCGGTCATGGTGGGGCGCGGCGCCCAGGCGGTGCTGGCGCGCTCGAGCGCGCAGGACGCGCTCCACGCCTACATCGTGGCGCCACGGGACGCGCGCATCCGCGAGGTGATGGCGCGCGTCGGCCTGACCGAGCAGGACGCCTCCCGGACGCTCGATCAGACGGACGCGGCGCGCGACCGGTACGTCGAGCGCCACTACGGCCTGCCTCGCCAGGACCCGGCTCGCTATCACCTGGTGCTCAACACCGGCTTTCTCGGCAACGACGGCGCCGCCGACCTGATCGTCAGCGCCGCGCGCCGGCACGGCTGGGCCTAG
- a CDS encoding SPFH domain-containing protein, producing the protein MAKLILGAAFILAGALMMVIAGVAKSQGGARPAAGIVRTFSLVLAVIGGGFVLGSMIVVIGAGQVGVRHAFGRVDLAPLVSGIRFVTPWSYVERFSTREEQYPEADEAEQIAALSSEQMGMTVDVALRWQIDPQDAPAIFKEIGIERQIHSAVRNAIRNGVRDGMVQFTINDIGQRNRIASVMEAEVDTALVTRPRAGGGVFRIATVTAFFLRDLQPPPQVVQAINNKIAQEQQIQTERHRVEVARLQAEQQRVLNQTLTPEALTKQYLEVLHDMRQSNNLVVLVPTEGGMPLLDVGALRRNLRPR; encoded by the coding sequence ATGGCAAAGCTGATCCTGGGCGCGGCGTTCATCCTGGCCGGCGCCCTCATGATGGTCATCGCGGGCGTCGCGAAGAGCCAGGGTGGGGCGCGGCCCGCCGCCGGCATCGTGCGGACCTTTTCGCTCGTGCTGGCGGTGATCGGCGGGGGCTTCGTCCTGGGCTCGATGATCGTAGTCATCGGAGCGGGCCAGGTAGGGGTCCGGCACGCCTTCGGACGGGTGGACCTGGCACCGCTGGTGTCGGGCATCCGGTTCGTCACGCCGTGGTCGTACGTTGAGCGCTTCTCCACTCGCGAGGAACAGTACCCCGAGGCCGACGAAGCCGAGCAGATCGCGGCGCTCTCCAGCGAGCAGATGGGGATGACGGTGGACGTCGCGCTCCGGTGGCAGATCGACCCGCAGGACGCGCCGGCGATCTTCAAGGAGATCGGAATCGAGCGGCAGATCCACAGCGCGGTGCGGAACGCCATCCGCAACGGGGTGCGTGACGGGATGGTGCAGTTCACGATCAACGACATCGGCCAGCGCAACCGGATCGCCTCGGTGATGGAGGCGGAGGTCGATACGGCGCTGGTGACGCGGCCGCGTGCCGGCGGCGGCGTGTTCCGCATCGCCACGGTGACGGCGTTCTTCCTGCGCGACCTCCAGCCGCCGCCGCAGGTGGTTCAGGCGATAAACAACAAGATCGCCCAGGAGCAGCAGATCCAGACCGAGCGCCACCGGGTCGAAGTGGCGCGGCTCCAGGCCGAGCAGCAGCGGGTCCTCAACCAGACCCTGACGCCCGAGGCGCTGACCAAGCAGTACCTCGAGGTGCTCCACGACATGCGGCAGTCGAACAACCTGGTGGTGCTGGTGCCGACCGAAGGCGGCATGCCGCTGTTGGACGTTGGGGCGCTGCGCCGGAACCTCCGGCCGCGCTGA
- a CDS encoding magnesium chelatase, with amino-acid sequence MTKPATLRDLRHTVWGTPERQRRRIKDEMRQNLLARLASGQTVFPGILGYDDTVIPQLQNAVLSRHHFILLGLRGQAKTRIIRGLLQLLDEEIPILQGSEVNDDPFAPISKYGRQLLEECGDAAPIAWLPRSQRYIEKLATPDVTIADIIGDVDPIKAARGGHLLSDELTIHYGLLPRANRGIFAINELPDLAAKIQVGLFNIMQEGDVQIKGYPIRMELDVAMVFTANPEDYTARGKIITPLKDRVGSEISTHYPRTLDLGMTITGQEAWVARDGLPIRVPDFVTEVVERVAFEARVDKRIDKRSGVSQRLPISVLENVLSNAERRAVLSGEPAVVPRISDVYAAVPAITGKLELEYEGELQGADAIARDLIRRASGATFEGRAGGANTDDIVQWFDEGGALKVSHDERSDALLKGFGVVPGLLDFISKVGLAERGDSGMTVAACELVLEGLSAQKRIARSEEAGYSRARADRPGPSFPKSGPGSPYA; translated from the coding sequence ATGACCAAGCCAGCCACGCTGCGGGACCTCCGGCACACCGTCTGGGGCACGCCCGAGCGGCAGCGCCGCCGGATCAAGGACGAGATGCGGCAAAACCTCCTCGCCCGCCTCGCGTCCGGCCAGACGGTGTTCCCCGGCATCTTGGGCTACGACGACACGGTGATCCCGCAGCTCCAGAACGCGGTGCTCTCCCGGCACCACTTCATCCTCCTCGGCCTGCGCGGGCAGGCCAAGACGCGCATCATACGCGGCCTGCTCCAGCTGCTCGACGAGGAGATCCCGATCCTCCAGGGGAGCGAGGTCAACGACGACCCGTTCGCCCCGATCTCCAAGTACGGGCGGCAGCTGCTGGAGGAGTGCGGCGACGCGGCGCCGATCGCGTGGCTGCCGCGCAGCCAGCGCTACATCGAGAAGCTGGCCACCCCCGACGTCACCATCGCCGACATCATCGGGGACGTGGACCCGATCAAGGCGGCGCGCGGCGGACACCTGCTCTCCGACGAGCTGACCATCCATTACGGGCTCCTGCCACGCGCCAACCGCGGGATCTTCGCGATCAACGAACTGCCTGACCTCGCCGCCAAGATCCAGGTCGGCCTTTTCAACATCATGCAGGAAGGGGACGTCCAGATCAAGGGCTATCCCATCCGCATGGAGCTGGATGTGGCGATGGTCTTCACGGCGAACCCCGAGGACTACACGGCGCGCGGCAAGATCATCACGCCGCTCAAGGACCGCGTCGGCTCCGAGATCTCCACCCACTATCCACGCACCCTGGACCTGGGCATGACGATCACCGGCCAGGAGGCTTGGGTGGCGCGCGACGGCCTCCCGATCCGGGTCCCGGACTTCGTGACGGAGGTCGTGGAACGCGTGGCATTCGAGGCGCGGGTGGACAAGCGCATCGACAAGCGCTCCGGGGTGAGCCAGCGGCTGCCGATATCGGTGCTCGAGAATGTGCTCTCCAACGCCGAGCGGCGCGCGGTGCTGAGCGGCGAACCGGCCGTCGTGCCGCGGATCTCCGACGTCTACGCCGCGGTGCCTGCCATAACCGGCAAGCTCGAGCTGGAATACGAGGGTGAGCTTCAAGGCGCCGACGCGATCGCACGGGACCTCATCCGTCGGGCCTCCGGCGCGACGTTCGAGGGGCGGGCTGGCGGCGCCAACACCGACGACATCGTCCAATGGTTCGACGAGGGCGGAGCGCTCAAGGTCTCCCACGACGAACGCTCGGACGCGCTGCTGAAGGGCTTCGGCGTCGTGCCTGGACTCCTCGACTTCATCTCGAAGGTCGGGCTGGCCGAGCGAGGCGACAGCGGGATGACCGTCGCCGCCTGCGAGCTGGTCCTCGAGGGGCTCTCGGCGCAGAAGCGCATCGCGCGCAGCGAGGAAGCGGGGTATTCGCGCGCCCGCGCCGACCGGCCCGGACCTTCCTTCCCGAAGTCCGGACCGGGCAGCCCCTACGCCTGA